A section of the Eublepharis macularius isolate TG4126 chromosome 1, MPM_Emac_v1.0, whole genome shotgun sequence genome encodes:
- the LOC129336699 gene encoding uncharacterized protein LOC129336699 produces the protein MRVPLSVERRVAVAVWYLANGSSYQVASDLFGIGRSTVASSVIEFCFAVELELLSKTICIGPDVGKIMDGFDRLGFPHCIGAIDGTHIPICAPGGRPDQYGNRKNYSSILLQGTVDSSGRFIDVEVGWSGKNHDAFVFTHSALCIAMDAGSLVPGNPCLDLDGVVVPPIIIADGAYPLRPWLMKPYGRTAEAGHHRDFDRRLCRARNKVECCFGRYKGRWRCLSRRLQVREQNVVSVVTACAVLHNLCEERGHPVLGDLESPEPIRIQADEDDDMATNGENLAAGKVVREALARFMAAAGSRE, from the exons ATGCGTGTGCCATTATCCGTGGAGAGGAGAGTCGCCGTAGCGGTGTGGTACCTCGCCAACGGGTCAAGCTATCAGGTGGCGAGCGACTTGTTTGGCATCGGACGGTCCACGGTCGCATCCTCGGTAATAGAGTTCTGCTTTGCTGTGGAACTAGAACTTCTCTCGAAAACAATATGCATTGGTCCCGACGTTGGAAAG ATAATGGATGGCTTCGATCGCCTTGGATTTCCGCACTGCATAGGCGCTATAGATGGCACCCACATTCCCATTTGCGCTCCGGGGGGAAGGCCCGATCAATATGGGAATCGGAAGAACTATTCATCCATTCTTCTTCAAGGAACTGTAGACTCATCAGGACGCTTCATCGACGTGGAGGTAGGGTGGAGTGGGAAAAATCATGATGCCTTTGTCTTTACCCACTCCGCCCTCTGTATTGCCATGGATGCCGGCTCCCTGGTTCCTGGGAACCCTTGCCTGGATTTGGATGGTGTGGTGGTTCCACCGATCATCATTGCGGATGGTGCCTACCCCTTGCGTCCCTGGCTGATGAAGCCATACGGCCGGACAGCAGAAGCGGGACATCACCGAGACTTTGATAGGAGACTTTGCAGGGCTCGCAACAAGGTGGAATGTTGTTTTGGTCGTTATAAGGGGAGATGGCGTTGTTTGTCCAGGCGTCTGCAGGTCAGAGAACAAAATGTGGTCTCTGTTGTCACTGCTTGTGCTGTCCTACATAACTTGTGTGAGGAAAGGGGTCATCCGGTGTTGGGTGACCTGGAATCACCAGAACCCATTCGCATACAGGCTGATGAGGATGATGACATGGCCACAAATGGTGAGAATCTCGCAGCAGGAAAGGTAGTGCGGGAGGCCTTGGCAAGGTTCATGGCCGCCGCAGGATCAAGAGAGTAG
- the LOC129340584 gene encoding myb/SANT-like DNA-binding domain-containing protein 7, which yields MSEHRHAASRGIAWREREILDLLSFWGEEKIQEALKSSYRNIDYFERIAAQMALRGHKRTAMECRSKTKTMRLDYKKVVAHNSTSGNAPITCPYFRELDSILRGDASVKPKRVSRSLGVVSLGRQLRDPCPVSDGSEELFSHDLFTIDHGQIRSSTPCQVGVRENVPEVEAEIDTDATVDGLEDKESDDPCPDGQEETISNNSSSTSGLGSSKESPLKSVAELSPGTRLSAIRSRRRRNAGLFSVADKMMSQSGEEHKAQINEWRIDRKDSNKWHEEERRLQVEFLEETRKERNDFRDVWMQNLHVMESAVTTLQTLGEMLVSQHRGRSANACEKGDSNSENIPPRSATAKRACVGRARERLTL from the exons ATGAGCGAACATAGGCATGCCGCCTCCCGTGGAATTgcttggagggagagggaaatattggatctcctctccttctggggggaggaaaaaatacaggaagCACTGAAGAGTTCCTATAGAAATATCGATTATTTCGAGCGCATTGCAGCCCAGATGGCCCTTCGGGGACATAAAAGGACAGCTATGGAGTGCAGGTCAAAAACAAAAACGATGAGACTGGATTACAAGAAGGTAGTGGCGCACAATTCAACCTCTGGAAATGCTCCCATTACCTGCCCGTATTTCAGGGAGCTTGACAGCATTCTCCGGGGGGATGCAAGCGTGAAACCAAAACGAGTGTCAAGAAGTCTTGGCGTTGTGTCCCTGGGGCGGCAATTGAGAGACCCGTGTCCAGTGTCTGATGGCTCGGAGGAGCTTTTTTCGCACGACCTCTTCACCATAGATCATGGACAGATTAGAAGCTCCACTCCATGCCAAGTGG GTGTGAGAGAGAATGTACCTGAGGTTGAGGCAGAGATTGACACTGATGCCACTGTGGATGGCCTTGAAGACAAAG AGTCTGATGATCCGTGTCCTGACGGTCAAGAGGAAACAATTAGCAACAACAGCTCCAGCACATCTGGTCTTGGCAGCAGCAAAG AATCACCTTTGAAATCAGTGGCGGAGCTATCACCTGGCACACGCCTATCAGCCATTAGatccagaagaagaagaaatgctggCCTGTTTTCTGTGGCGGACaagatgatgagtcagtcaggggaAGAGCACAAGGCACAGATCAATGAATGGCGCATAGACCGCAAGGATAGCAACAAATGGCATGAAGAAGAAAGGAGGTTGCAAGTCGAGTTCCTAGAGGAGACCAGGAAGGAAAGAAATGATTTTAGGGATGTGTGGATGCAGAATCTGCATGTAATGGAATCTGCAGTAACCACTCTCCAAACACTTGGGGAAATGTTGGTGAGTCAGCACCGGGGAAGGTCAGCAAATGCTTGTGAAAAGGGTGACAGCAACTCAGAAAACATCCCACCTAGGTCTGCCACGGCAAAACGTGCATGCGTTGGAAGGGCTCGTGAAAGGCTGACTCTTTAG